ATCGGCGTTCACGGTGCAGGTGCTCTGCTGGATGCGCTTGCGGTATTTCTTGGCCCGCTCAAAAATGTTATCGCCCAAAAGCGTGCGGATCTCGTCTGCATCCATGGCTGTTTCCTCCCGGTTTGGCTGTAAAACCTTCTTATCTTATAAGAATACCGCACCCGCACCCCGGATGCAAGAGGGATCTGCCGCCCAATTTCCATACAAAAAAATCCCGCTCCTTTTCAGGAACGGGATCATTTTACGATCTTGGAATGCTGCGGGGATCACTTGACAGTCTTGCCAAGCTCAGCATCCGTCTCAATGGCGCGCTCACGGATCTTTTCCAGCGTCTGCTCACTGAGGATATGCTCTGCCTTGCAGGCATCTTCGGCGGCGGTCTTTTCGTCCACGCCCAGCTGCATAAAGAAGTGGGTCAGCAGACGGTGACGGCTATAGATGCGCTCTGCGATCTCGCGGCCCGGTGCCAGCAGGGTCAGGTTGCCCTCGCCGTCCACCGCGATATAGCCGTTCTCGC
Above is a genomic segment from Faecalibacterium taiwanense containing:
- a CDS encoding metal-dependent transcriptional regulator, which encodes MQIHQSAEDYLETILMLTQRMGRVRSIDVVNELGFTKASVSIAMKKLRENGYIAVDGEGNLTLLAPGREIAERIYSRHRLLTHFFMQLGVDEKTAAEDACKAEHILSEQTLEKIRERAIETDAELGKTVK